The nucleotide sequence TTTTCACGAAAACTATATATTCCCCTGAATGGTTTTATAAACTAGAGGTGAGAAAAATGAGAATAATCGCAATATCCCTTGTACTTGTTGTCGGCATTATAGCTAATATAATAGTTGCACTTAGCTTCAAGTATCGATCAGTTTTTATCCAGCATCATCCTAGGCTGAAGAAATTTTATGATTATATTCTCCTAGGTATTGTATTTTCTGTTGTGGCAAAGTTAGTATTCATACCTCTCGATTTAGATGATATGGGTTTAATCTCAATCCCTACCTCCCAGGGAGTTATACTAAACATGGCTGGAAATTTCCTCTTTATGGTTGGGGGTGTACTGTTCATTCTTGGATGGATGCATATTTTGAAAACATTGACCTCTAAATATGACCTCATTCCTATAGTTGAATTTGAAGGTAGTGATGACAATTATGAAGAAATACCCGCTGGAATTTATCTTTGTAAAGTTGATAAGTGCTACCATGCTTTTCTCAAGTTGTTGAAAGGAAGGGCTGGAGTCATAATTTCAAGAATTCCACCAGATACATTGTGCAAAAAATTCAAACTTGAAAAGACACCGATTTTGTGGCTCACAAAAGTTGAGGGTGATAAGAATATCCACCCCCACCGTCTTGAATTTTTAATGCATACATTGGTTGACTTCATGAGGCGATGCAAAAATCCAAAAGTTGTTATGCTCGATGGCATTGAGTATTTGATTTTAGAAAATGGGTTCACACCTGTTTTCA is from Thermococcus paralvinellae and encodes:
- a CDS encoding DUF835 domain-containing protein: MRIIAISLVLVVGIIANIIVALSFKYRSVFIQHHPRLKKFYDYILLGIVFSVVAKLVFIPLDLDDMGLISIPTSQGVILNMAGNFLFMVGGVLFILGWMHILKTLTSKYDLIPIVEFEGSDDNYEEIPAGIYLCKVDKCYHAFLKLLKGRAGVIISRIPPDTLCKKFKLEKTPILWLTKVEGDKNIHPHRLEFLMHTLVDFMRRCKNPKVVMLDGIEYLILENGFTPVFKFLTALKDYAVMNNTIIVVPIKEEIFDTRELSILKREFGELKL